The nucleotide window CTACGCAATTGCGCAAACGGTAACTTTGAACCTTGCATGTGCAAATTCGCGCCATCGCCATGGCCAGAATAATAAAAGAACAAAAGTGAAATCGCTGGTTGTTTATCGTTTTGTTTTGAATCATTAATATCGGCAAAAATTCGTTTTAAATCTTTAGCTTGAGCATTTTTTAATAAATGTATGTCATGCGTATCAAACCCAGCTAAATCAACTAGCACCTTAGCTACTTTTTCGGCATCAGTTGCAGCATAACGAAGTTCTAATTCATCATTAAGGCCGTGGTCATTACCAACAATAATAGCTAAATAGCGAGGTCGATTAGTAATAGCGCTACCTAATACTGGCGTAAGTAAAAATAACAACTGCAATAACCACAATAAAAACTTAGTCTTCACGCTATTCTCTTCGTACGATAATTAAATGATGAACTCCCGGCAAATCGATGGTTTTTAGACCTTCCTCCATTGAGTATACTTTATAATTAACCGCCTGCACTGCTTGCTCAATGCTGGCAAAATCTAATGCTTTATCAGTAAATATCCCAATATAATACTCTGTTTCTTGTGATGTATCCAGCACTAAGCTACCCGGTAAAGGCATATCGACACCTGCTTCTAGTTTAATGCTTTGCTCGCCATGATATGGATAATATGCGGTGACTTTGCCTGACTCTTCAACACCAACAAGAAAAAAGAAACTTGGTTGATTATTAGATACCACAAATCGCAAAGCATCATCAGTTTGATATGCATCGCCAGATCTCCCTTTTAAAACTTCACCTTGACGTTGCACAAAAAAGCGCAGATTCGTCCCTTTTATACGAATTGCGTTTGTATTTTGCGATTTGTTGAGCAAATCATCATGATGAG belongs to Deltaproteobacteria bacterium and includes:
- a CDS encoding DUF4384 domain-containing protein — its product is MKNNGHRLNECLSDIVLDRIVAGDYQQALHAEHLNVCHTCQMRLRLFQDEHDTEQAHIAQLIHVAQQYRFKRQQRNKIWRWVELPKLLMASAAVAACVLLIMFTHHDDLLNKSQNTNAIRIKGTNLRFFVQRQGEVLKGRSGDAYQTDDALRFVVSNNQPSFFFLVGVEESGKVTAYYPYHGEQSIKLEAGVDMPLPGSLVLDTSQETEYYIGIFTDKALDFASIEQAVQAVNYKVYSMEEGLKTIDLPGVHHLIIVRRE